A stretch of the bacterium genome encodes the following:
- a CDS encoding class I SAM-dependent methyltransferase has product MREVEHVRCPLCGTDDARLLSVQKEVYGVVRCRVCGLTYLSPRPTKEGIAAIYDERYYKDATVGYPDYLKTFHEYHETFMEIFDERLRAISQFKKGGRILEVGCAYGLLLDYFRKRGWETYGVELSQTSASYAQQVMELEVQNVPLARAQFPEMFFDVILMLDVVEHLDDHKSAFNVVRRILKDDGVLVVQVPYELFHWEKVLNAIASGKRPGAIAPDAVPAHLCFFTPSTLRLMLEKHGFWVLKRESGNYGRIREQVFPPSTDSKCPICRLLKVIYYRLGVRKLLRWLAPKLKEGSGIIFYVRKRS; this is encoded by the coding sequence ATGCGGGAAGTTGAACACGTCCGCTGCCCGCTATGCGGCACCGATGACGCCCGGCTGCTCTCGGTTCAGAAGGAGGTTTACGGCGTCGTACGATGTCGGGTCTGTGGCCTGACTTACCTAAGCCCGAGACCCACCAAGGAAGGCATTGCCGCAATCTACGACGAGAGATACTACAAGGACGCAACCGTTGGCTATCCCGATTACCTCAAGACGTTTCACGAGTACCATGAGACGTTCATGGAGATATTCGACGAGCGGCTCCGCGCTATCAGCCAGTTCAAGAAGGGAGGCCGGATACTTGAGGTCGGCTGCGCCTATGGGCTCCTTCTCGACTACTTTCGAAAGCGCGGATGGGAGACCTACGGCGTGGAGCTCTCGCAGACCTCGGCGAGCTATGCGCAGCAAGTGATGGAGCTAGAGGTCCAGAACGTCCCGCTCGCGCGTGCGCAGTTCCCAGAGATGTTCTTCGACGTGATACTGATGCTGGACGTCGTCGAGCATCTCGATGACCACAAGTCAGCCTTCAACGTCGTCCGCCGCATACTGAAGGATGACGGCGTTCTCGTCGTTCAGGTTCCCTACGAACTCTTCCACTGGGAGAAGGTTCTGAACGCCATAGCGAGCGGCAAGCGGCCTGGGGCAATCGCTCCCGACGCTGTGCCCGCACACCTGTGCTTCTTCACGCCCAGCACGCTTCGGCTCATGCTCGAGAAGCATGGGTTCTGGGTGCTGAAGCGCGAGAGCGGCAACTACGGGCGCATCAGGGAGCAAGTCTTCCCGCCATCAACCGACAGCAAGTGCCCCATCTGCCGTCTCCTCAAGGTTATCTACTACCGGCTGGGCGTCCGCAAGTTACTACGCTGGCTTGCGCCGAAGCTCAAGGAGGGC
- a CDS encoding glycosyltransferase family 39 protein, with protein sequence MRCWRRFVALRVLRGQFLLLLLALVLRVGFVIALPSNEFIPGPDQLLHDSLARSFLAGRGLSISADLLYPPDGQPEWVKKKFELYRELGGLWGLVRPGIPQVTVPPLNPLILALSYYLLGPGNLLVYRLIMALLGVATCWLVFDVARGIFGKRAALLALLVLAVYPALIYFSGVVLTETLFLFLFAAFINLIIRFRERPQLWLAALAGAVWTLGFLTKSTMAGMLPVGIVAILWPRRGDFRLKETLVLLVAIGLCLVPWVVRNYDIFGRVVIMPTKSWNLWERNNYRFNERFYNEEKEARAYEWLIGKPPFSVNRPETVRFPRFAPDEDEAQRNAKYVNLAKQFILANPGLYARLCLVRFIEFFRVLGRTRTSALVTVARLLSYGLILPLFVVGFVLSFRRSSRLSRQKWVLIAVVLLFVSVHVLTTAEPRYRLPIEPYMVAFASFFVVRAWDRIRARTARA encoded by the coding sequence GTGCGCTGTTGGCGTCGCTTCGTGGCCCTTCGTGTTCTTCGTGGACAATTCTTGCTGCTGCTTCTCGCCTTGGTCCTGAGGGTGGGGTTCGTCATAGCTCTGCCATCGAACGAATTCATCCCCGGACCGGACCAGCTTCTGCACGATTCGCTTGCGCGGAGCTTCCTCGCTGGACGGGGCCTCTCGATATCCGCGGACCTCCTATATCCGCCGGACGGTCAGCCGGAGTGGGTCAAGAAGAAGTTCGAGCTGTATCGCGAGCTCGGCGGGCTTTGGGGCCTAGTCCGTCCGGGGATACCGCAGGTTACCGTCCCCCCACTGAACCCGCTTATTCTCGCCCTCTCCTACTACCTCCTTGGCCCCGGCAACCTCCTCGTCTATCGTCTCATCATGGCGCTTCTGGGCGTGGCAACCTGCTGGCTCGTGTTCGACGTGGCAAGAGGCATCTTTGGAAAGAGAGCCGCTCTCCTTGCGCTGTTGGTTCTCGCGGTCTATCCGGCGCTTATCTATTTTTCTGGCGTGGTGCTCACCGAGACGCTGTTTCTGTTCCTCTTCGCTGCATTCATCAACTTGATCATTCGCTTCAGGGAACGGCCCCAGTTGTGGCTTGCCGCGCTTGCAGGCGCGGTCTGGACGCTCGGATTTCTGACCAAATCGACTATGGCGGGGATGCTTCCGGTCGGCATCGTGGCGATTCTCTGGCCGCGGCGAGGCGATTTCAGGCTCAAGGAGACGCTGGTTTTGCTGGTGGCAATCGGCCTCTGCCTCGTGCCCTGGGTCGTCAGGAACTATGATATATTCGGACGCGTTGTGATCATGCCAACGAAGAGCTGGAATCTCTGGGAACGGAACAACTATCGCTTCAATGAGCGATTCTACAACGAGGAGAAGGAGGCTCGCGCCTACGAGTGGCTCATCGGCAAGCCACCGTTTTCAGTGAACCGTCCCGAGACGGTGCGGTTCCCACGGTTTGCGCCGGACGAGGATGAGGCCCAGCGCAATGCCAAATACGTCAACCTCGCCAAGCAGTTCATACTCGCTAACCCTGGGCTTTACGCACGACTCTGTTTGGTGCGCTTCATCGAGTTTTTCAGGGTGCTTGGCCGCACGCGCACCTCGGCGCTAGTAACTGTTGCGAGGCTTCTTTCCTACGGCCTGATTCTGCCGCTTTTCGTAGTCGGTTTCGTGCTGTCTTTCAGGAGATCATCAAGACTCTCCAGGCAGAAGTGGGTGCTCATCGCCGTCGTGTTACTCTTCGTCTCGGTGCATGTGTTGACAACCGCTGAGCCTCGGTACAGGCTGCCCATTGAACCCTACATGGTTGCATTCGCTTCATTTTTCGTGGTGAGAGCGTGGGACAGGATAAGAGCGCGGACCGCGAGAGCTTGA
- a CDS encoding radical SAM protein → MRKLKIFSDVLKSKLLHKPFYVHYYITRRCLFKCKMCSIWKYGNVAEEPPVESVAKIASRLRRIGVPNVVFTGGEPFVREELPQITRAFTEAGIAVRVQTTGAKTVTPARIDAVIDAGAEHFTVSLDTLDAAKQDEICGSNGLWDSAVSTIRHVVKRLPNSVNVVNTVVSRQNIKELPQIVEFVDGLGAYSSLVPVHLLPSDKQENLIRSYAEEMTFGRDDAPLIDEAYDAVIEMKRRGKRVGASMKFLEASREALKTGDYSFACDAGWLYFVVFPDGSLSPCDEIEPFCNVLDDDFLTFFGSKEYSRKVAELVRPCRGCIYGCWRDTSYLVRDSRVLLERILSFIR, encoded by the coding sequence ATGCGAAAACTCAAGATATTCTCTGACGTTCTCAAGTCAAAACTGCTGCACAAGCCGTTCTACGTGCACTACTACATAACACGCCGGTGCCTCTTCAAGTGCAAGATGTGCTCAATATGGAAATACGGCAACGTGGCCGAGGAGCCGCCGGTCGAGAGCGTCGCCAAGATCGCAAGCCGCTTGCGCAGAATCGGTGTGCCGAACGTCGTCTTCACCGGTGGCGAGCCCTTCGTGCGCGAGGAGTTGCCCCAGATTACGAGGGCGTTCACTGAGGCGGGCATCGCGGTTCGCGTCCAGACGACGGGAGCCAAGACCGTAACGCCTGCGCGGATCGATGCCGTGATAGATGCTGGCGCAGAGCATTTTACCGTCTCACTCGACACGCTCGACGCTGCAAAGCAGGACGAAATATGTGGCTCCAACGGCCTGTGGGATTCCGCCGTGAGCACCATCAGGCACGTCGTCAAGCGGCTGCCCAACTCGGTCAACGTCGTCAACACTGTCGTCTCGAGGCAGAATATCAAAGAGCTGCCTCAGATCGTCGAGTTTGTCGATGGGCTTGGCGCGTATTCGAGCCTTGTGCCAGTGCATCTGCTCCCGTCAGACAAGCAGGAGAACCTCATCCGCAGCTATGCCGAGGAGATGACCTTCGGGCGGGATGACGCCCCACTCATCGATGAGGCGTACGACGCGGTGATCGAGATGAAGCGGCGAGGCAAGCGCGTGGGCGCCTCAATGAAGTTCCTCGAGGCTTCAAGAGAGGCGTTAAAGACGGGGGACTATAGCTTCGCGTGCGACGCTGGATGGCTCTACTTCGTGGTCTTTCCGGACGGGTCGCTCTCGCCGTGCGATGAGATTGAGCCATTCTGTAACGTGCTCGACGACGATTTTTTGACGTTCTTCGGTTCCAAGGAATACAGCCGAAAGGTTGCCGAGCTTGTCAGGCCGTGCCGGGGCTGCATTTATGGGTGCTGGCGGGATACGTCATATCTTGTGCGAGACAGCCGAGTGCTGCTAGAACGGATACTGTCATTCATAAGATGA
- the sppA gene encoding signal peptide peptidase SppA, with translation MKKSFFMLLILLLCIASVVVGIMLLRKESARPRMSALDRLASTFERRFAKFEPRRGPSVGLVRIFGAITFTESQGMFEAYPRGALRTIRAIRQLRENPSVKAIVIEINSPGGTVGSVQEICHEIKMAQKAGKKVIASVADMAFSGGYYIASACDKIVANPGSLTGSIGVIIVGADLQKLFDIIGIKFNVLKSGEHKDILAYWRDMTDEERNLLQTLVMDCYQQFVTAVSEGRNIPIEKLLPLADGRIFSGTQALDNQLIDSLGTLDDAINLAAELAEIKGKPSIIRPTIEPFERFFKFIDAKFGKTPSLKDMVMGECDSPIQYRANIGSAQAAFAYPTNSQQ, from the coding sequence GTGAAGAAGTCATTTTTTATGCTGCTGATCTTGCTGCTGTGTATTGCGTCGGTCGTGGTGGGGATAATGCTCTTGCGAAAGGAGAGCGCTCGTCCCCGGATGAGCGCGCTAGACCGTCTGGCAAGCACATTTGAGAGGAGATTTGCCAAGTTTGAGCCCAGAAGAGGGCCGAGCGTGGGCCTTGTCCGCATCTTTGGCGCGATAACGTTCACGGAGTCTCAGGGCATGTTCGAGGCCTACCCACGAGGCGCGCTGCGGACTATCCGTGCGATTAGACAGCTCAGGGAAAACCCCAGCGTGAAGGCGATCGTAATCGAGATCAATAGCCCCGGCGGGACGGTGGGAAGCGTTCAAGAGATATGCCACGAGATAAAGATGGCTCAGAAGGCGGGCAAGAAGGTGATCGCTTCCGTCGCCGACATGGCTTTCTCGGGCGGCTACTACATCGCGTCGGCCTGCGACAAGATCGTGGCCAACCCTGGCTCGTTGACGGGCAGCATCGGCGTGATCATCGTCGGGGCGGACTTGCAGAAGCTGTTCGACATCATCGGTATCAAGTTCAACGTGCTCAAGAGCGGAGAGCATAAGGACATACTTGCCTACTGGCGAGACATGACTGACGAGGAGCGTAATCTGCTCCAGACGCTTGTCATGGACTGCTACCAGCAGTTCGTAACCGCTGTCTCGGAGGGCCGAAACATCCCGATAGAGAAGCTGCTGCCGCTTGCTGACGGGCGCATCTTCTCGGGCACGCAGGCGCTTGACAATCAGCTTATCGACAGCCTCGGCACGCTCGATGACGCGATCAACCTCGCCGCCGAGCTCGCTGAGATCAAGGGCAAGCCAAGTATCATTAGGCCCACGATCGAGCCATTTGAGCGGTTCTTCAAGTTTATCGACGCCAAGTTCGGAAAGACCCCATCGCTCAAGGACATGGTGATGGGCGAGTGCGACTCTCCGATACAGTATCGGGCCAACATCGGCTCTGCCCAGGCGGCATTTGCCTATCCGACTAATAGCCAACAGTAG
- a CDS encoding YIP1 family protein, with product MQSEFALPYDNMSPLEKPEGALTILYNQLVSPKKAVQALSERRPYWLAFFVIVLSVLSRMTAGLLSPSSPLVFGAGSLFALLCIAQFFITVIFAIAAASIYHFAATNEFKLGDVRVLFLLIAVCFLPGIFFAPITLLVYGLPSAAATAVWTLCAIGLWVWSFVLQIIAVKNYYEISGGRSFFAVILPFILVGALGAAVFVLMFAYLVGTIRGLVG from the coding sequence ATGCAAAGTGAATTCGCGCTGCCCTACGATAATATGAGTCCGCTGGAGAAGCCTGAGGGGGCGCTTACGATACTCTACAACCAGCTGGTCTCGCCCAAGAAAGCCGTTCAAGCGCTCTCCGAGAGAAGGCCCTACTGGCTTGCGTTCTTCGTCATAGTTCTCTCCGTGTTGAGCAGAATGACAGCTGGACTTCTCTCGCCATCCAGTCCCCTTGTATTCGGCGCTGGCTCGCTGTTTGCGCTGCTCTGCATAGCACAGTTTTTCATTACAGTCATCTTCGCGATCGCAGCCGCGAGCATCTATCATTTCGCCGCTACAAACGAGTTCAAACTCGGCGACGTCAGGGTGCTCTTCTTGCTGATCGCGGTCTGCTTTCTGCCGGGCATATTCTTCGCCCCGATTACACTTCTGGTTTATGGACTCCCGTCGGCCGCTGCGACCGCGGTCTGGACATTGTGTGCCATTGGGCTGTGGGTGTGGAGCTTTGTCTTGCAGATAATTGCCGTCAAAAATTATTATGAGATTTCTGGCGGAAGGTCGTTCTTTGCCGTTATCTTGCCATTCATCCTGGTGGGAGCTCTGGGAGCCGCGGTATTCGTTCTGATGTTCGCCTATTTAGTCGGGACAATTAGAGGGCTTGTAGGGTAG